Proteins encoded in a region of the Hippopotamus amphibius kiboko isolate mHipAmp2 chromosome 11, mHipAmp2.hap2, whole genome shotgun sequence genome:
- the LOC130831867 gene encoding olfactory receptor 12D3-like, protein MENVSTVNEFLLLGLTSVQKLQPFFFVLFLIIYLINLVGNATILVIAILEPKLHSPVYFFLGNLSCLDICYSSVTLPKVLINLLSTRRAISFLGCITQLHFFHFLGCTEAILLAIMAFDRFVAICYPLRYPVIMNPQVCLLLVAVMWITSFFYALMHSVMTASLNFCRSQALNHFFCDVKPLLELACSNTLLNQWLLSAVTGSISMGAFFLTLLSYVYIICPLLLKKKSCRILHKALSTCASHFMVACLFYGPVGFTYCRPASATSMIQDQLVALIYSAVTPVLNPLIYTLRNKEVILALKKTFGIKPFKDCWQHN, encoded by the coding sequence ATGGAGAATGTCTCTACAGTCAATGAGTTTCTTTTACTTGGCCTGACCAGTGTTCAGAAGCTGCAGcctttcttctttgtgcttttcttaaTCATTTACTTGATAAACTTGGTTGGAAATGCAACTATATTAGTGATTGCTATTTTGGAACCTAAGCTTCATTCCCCCGTGTATTTTTTCCTGGGAAACCTTTCGTGTCTGGATATATGCTACTCTTCAGTGACATTGCCCAAAGTCCTTATAAACCTCCTCTCCACTCGCAGGGCCATATCTTTCCTGGGCTGTATCACTCAGCTACACTTCTTCCATTTTCTGGGCTGCACTGAGGCCATCTTGTTGGCCATTATGGCCTTTGACCGATTTGTGGCCATCTGTTACCCACTTCGCTACCCTGTCATCATGAACCCCCAGGTGTGTCTTCTCTTGGTAGCAGTGATGTGGATCACCAGCTTCTTTTATGCTCTGATGCATTCTGTCATGACTGCAAGCCTGAACTTTTGCCGCTCTCAAGCACTCAATCACTTCTTCTGCGATGTCAAGCCCCTCTTGGAACTGGCCTGTAGTAACACACTGCTCAATCAATGGCTTCTTTCTGCTGTCACAGGCAGCATATCTATGGGAGCTTTCTTCCTGACTCTTCTCTCCTATGTCTATATTATTTGCCCCCTTCTGCTCAAGAAGAAATCCTGCAGAATTCTCCACAAAGCTTTGTCCACTTGTGCCTCCCATTTCATGGTTGCGTGTCTTTTCTACGGACCTGTGGGCTTCACATACTGTCGTCCTGCCTCAGCCACCTCCATGATTCAGGACCAGTTGGTGGCTCTCATATACAGTGCAGTCACACCAGTGCTGAATCCACTGATATACACGCTCAGAAATAAAGAAGTGATATTGGCGCTGAAGAAAACCTTTGGTATCAAGCCGTTTAAAGACTGCTGGCAGCACAACTGA